From Methanomicrobiales archaeon HGW-Methanomicrobiales-1, a single genomic window includes:
- a CDS encoding N-acetyl sugar amidotransferase — MPAEPSNEPPFRNMKYCVRCCMPETLEGVVFDELGICQACQSSEQKIHINWTERERELQKILADAKAKAGDNYDCIIPISGGKDSTFQLHVLVNVYGMKPLAVTFNHNWYSKTGWYNLINSLEKFNVDHIMFTPNRSLVNRCAKKSLEAIGDTCWHCHSGVGAFPQQIAIKFKIPLLIWGESIAEDSGRTSYKDRVQKFDREYFERVSAKRKPDEMVCDYLTPKDLIPFRIPTAEEYEKAGLVGIHLGDYIFWDDERQTEFVRDTYSWKETELEGTYKGYKSAECIMPGMHDFTCYLKRGFGRATWHACLDVRNGLLTREEGFRLINQYDPVRPEALDYYLKITGMTEDEFYETMKKHRMPQLEDVDIPINKKERPNREKIKPVAEQIVDGDI, encoded by the coding sequence ATGCCTGCTGAACCTTCAAACGAACCACCATTCAGGAATATGAAATACTGTGTCCGGTGCTGCATGCCCGAGACACTCGAAGGCGTTGTCTTCGATGAACTCGGGATCTGCCAGGCATGTCAGTCCTCGGAACAGAAGATACACATCAACTGGACCGAACGGGAGAGAGAATTGCAGAAAATTCTCGCCGATGCCAAAGCAAAGGCCGGTGACAATTACGATTGTATCATCCCGATAAGCGGGGGAAAGGACAGCACCTTCCAGCTGCACGTACTCGTCAATGTCTATGGCATGAAACCCCTTGCCGTGACTTTCAACCACAACTGGTACAGTAAGACCGGCTGGTACAATCTGATCAACTCCCTGGAAAAGTTCAATGTCGATCATATCATGTTCACACCGAACCGTAGTCTCGTGAACCGGTGTGCGAAAAAATCCCTCGAAGCGATTGGAGATACCTGCTGGCACTGCCACTCGGGGGTTGGGGCGTTCCCCCAGCAAATCGCGATAAAATTCAAAATCCCCCTTCTTATCTGGGGAGAGTCCATTGCAGAAGATTCCGGGAGAACCTCGTATAAGGATCGCGTTCAGAAATTCGACCGGGAATATTTCGAGAGAGTGTCTGCCAAACGAAAACCCGACGAGATGGTCTGCGACTACCTGACGCCAAAAGACCTGATCCCTTTCAGGATCCCGACTGCAGAAGAATATGAGAAAGCAGGACTCGTGGGAATTCACCTCGGGGACTATATCTTCTGGGACGACGAGCGCCAAACCGAATTCGTCCGGGACACATATAGTTGGAAGGAGACCGAGCTTGAAGGCACGTATAAGGGATACAAGAGTGCCGAGTGCATTATGCCAGGCATGCATGATTTTACCTGTTACCTGAAAAGAGGATTTGGCCGGGCAACCTGGCATGCATGTTTGGATGTAAGAAATGGTTTATTGACGAGAGAGGAAGGATTCAGACTTATCAATCAATATGATCCAGTAAGGCCCGAGGCCCTCGATTATTATCTTAAAATTACCGGGATGACTGAAGACGAATTCTATGAAACAATGAAAAAACATCGGATGCCCCAGTTGGAAGATGTGGATATACCGATTAACAAAAAAGAACGTCCTAACCGGGAAAAAATCAAGCCGGTTGCCGAACAAATTGTGGACGGGGATATTTGA
- a CDS encoding N-acetyltransferase, translating to MIVSNLAFLTSKRLYLRSLIDEDVEGEYLKWFNDEEVCHGNSHHVYPHTKSKIQEYIHHSHQTDDEFILAIVLKTNDRHIGNIALQDINRIYRSADLTIIIGDKSAWGKGYGREAAELVLHHGFNTMNLHRISCATFDTNQAMKKLALVLGMKEEGRRIEAAYKNGKYIDFVEFGILKSDYERKTR from the coding sequence ATAATCGTGTCAAATCTTGCGTTTCTCACCAGCAAACGCCTCTATCTTCGCTCTCTTATCGATGAAGATGTGGAAGGAGAATACCTCAAATGGTTCAATGATGAAGAAGTGTGCCATGGCAATTCACATCATGTATACCCACATACAAAAAGTAAAATACAGGAATATATCCATCATTCTCATCAGACGGATGACGAATTTATTCTTGCGATTGTGTTAAAAACGAATGATAGACATATTGGCAACATCGCCCTTCAGGATATTAACCGTATTTACCGTTCTGCCGATCTTACGATAATAATCGGTGATAAATCGGCATGGGGAAAAGGGTACGGACGTGAAGCAGCTGAACTTGTACTTCATCATGGATTCAATACAATGAACCTCCATCGGATTTCCTGTGCAACATTTGATACAAACCAGGCAATGAAAAAACTCGCTCTTGTTCTGGGTATGAAAGAGGAGGGGCGGAGAATTGAGGCTGCCTATAAAAACGGGAAATATATCGATTTTGTCGAATTCGGAATTCTGAAATCGGATTACGAACGTAAAACCAGATAA
- a CDS encoding DegT/DnrJ/EryC1/StrS family aminotransferase, translating into MTELAIFGGRPVRKKPFPPYISTGEEEKQAVIEVMDSKVLSKFLGEWSPDFYGGPRVQKLEKEWADYFQVKYAVSVNSATSGLYAAVGASGIGPGDEVIVSPYTMSASATAALVYGAIPVFADIDPDIFCITPESIRERITPRTRAIIVVDIFGHPADMDEIMEIAEEHDLIVIEDAAQAPGATYHGRYAGTLGHMGVYSLNYHKTIQCGEGGVVVTNDEDLAERMRLIRNHAEVVVNHKEVKNLVNLIGFNFRMTEIEAAIASEQLKKLEKLLIPRIQAANYLTTHLREYPGLKTPLIRKGVRHGYYVYPLRYDASVTGVSRENVTRALNAEGIPFDSGYVQPLYLEPVYQQRIAFGKNGFPFTYEGYKGTLNYKKGLCPVTELMHYTEVMTTNICHANITQEDLNNVLEAFEKIFNHIQELK; encoded by the coding sequence ATGACAGAGCTCGCAATTTTTGGAGGCAGGCCGGTCAGAAAAAAACCATTTCCACCCTATATATCAACAGGGGAAGAGGAGAAACAAGCAGTAATTGAGGTAATGGATAGTAAAGTGCTTTCAAAATTTCTTGGAGAATGGTCCCCGGATTTCTACGGAGGTCCGAGAGTTCAGAAGCTTGAAAAGGAATGGGCTGACTATTTTCAGGTAAAATATGCCGTGAGTGTGAATTCAGCAACATCAGGACTTTATGCTGCAGTCGGGGCATCAGGAATTGGTCCTGGAGATGAAGTCATTGTCTCACCATATACAATGTCGGCATCAGCAACCGCTGCGTTGGTTTACGGGGCTATTCCTGTATTTGCAGATATCGATCCGGATATTTTTTGTATAACACCTGAATCAATTCGTGAACGGATTACCCCCAGGACCAGAGCGATTATTGTTGTTGATATCTTTGGTCATCCCGCTGATATGGATGAAATCATGGAAATCGCTGAGGAACATGATCTCATTGTTATTGAAGATGCTGCGCAGGCACCAGGAGCTACTTATCATGGCAGGTATGCAGGAACACTGGGTCACATGGGTGTTTACAGCCTTAATTACCATAAAACCATTCAATGTGGTGAGGGGGGAGTCGTTGTCACAAACGATGAGGACCTTGCAGAACGCATGAGGTTGATAAGAAATCATGCAGAAGTCGTAGTAAACCATAAGGAAGTAAAAAATCTTGTAAATCTTATTGGATTTAATTTCCGGATGACAGAAATTGAAGCAGCAATTGCTTCAGAACAATTGAAAAAATTGGAGAAACTGCTCATACCGAGGATTCAAGCTGCAAATTACCTCACTACGCACTTAAGGGAATATCCAGGACTTAAGACCCCACTCATCAGGAAAGGCGTACGCCATGGCTATTATGTATATCCTCTGCGCTATGATGCTTCAGTGACAGGAGTATCCCGGGAAAATGTTACCCGGGCACTAAATGCAGAAGGTATACCCTTTGATTCAGGGTATGTCCAACCACTATACCTTGAACCTGTTTATCAGCAGAGAATCGCATTTGGGAAAAATGGTTTTCCCTTTACGTATGAGGGGTATAAAGGCACATTAAATTATAAAAAGGGATTGTGCCCGGTAACAGAGCTCATGCATTACACTGAAGTAATGACCACAAATATTTGTCATGCAAATATTACTCAAGAAGATCTGAACAATGTTCTCGAGGCGTTTGAAAAAATCTTTAATCACATTCAGGAGTTAAAATAA
- a CDS encoding spore coat biosynthesis protein F, giving the protein MKIVATIEARMTSNRLPGKILRPILGKPTLELLIERLAHVRQIDQIVVATTSNRTDDVVEELACRLGIGCYRGSEDDVLDRVIKAAQSYDADIIVEITGDCPLLDPKVIDHLIEIFLHNSYDYVSNTLKQTYPNGLDAQVFSLKTLEEVASLTLDPVDHEHVSLYIYEHPERYTLFNLESGLPEKYWDLRLTVDTIEDFGLINSIYEELYPKNPRFTLEDILDLLDKKPDLININKQIQQKKVH; this is encoded by the coding sequence ATGAAAATTGTTGCGACAATAGAGGCAAGAATGACCTCGAACCGCCTTCCCGGTAAAATTCTTCGCCCGATACTCGGTAAACCTACATTAGAACTGCTGATCGAACGGTTGGCCCATGTCAGACAAATTGATCAAATTGTTGTTGCAACGACTTCAAACCGTACCGACGATGTTGTAGAAGAATTAGCATGTCGCCTTGGGATTGGTTGTTACCGGGGTAGTGAAGATGATGTTCTTGATCGGGTCATAAAAGCTGCTCAGTCCTATGATGCAGATATTATTGTTGAGATTACCGGTGATTGCCCATTACTTGATCCAAAAGTCATTGATCATCTCATTGAGATTTTCCTGCATAATTCGTATGATTATGTCAGTAATACCCTTAAACAGACATACCCCAATGGACTTGATGCACAGGTATTTTCATTAAAAACATTAGAAGAAGTTGCCTCCCTGACCCTGGACCCTGTGGATCATGAACATGTTTCTCTTTATATCTATGAGCATCCGGAGAGATATACATTATTTAATCTGGAAAGCGGTCTTCCTGAAAAATATTGGGATCTGCGTCTGACCGTTGATACAATAGAGGATTTTGGGTTAATCAATTCCATATATGAAGAATTATATCCTAAAAATCCAAGATTCACTCTTGAGGATATATTAGATCTGTTAGATAAAAAACCAGATTTGATCAATATTAATAAACAGATCCAGCAGAAAAAGGTACATTAA
- the pseB gene encoding UDP-N-acetylglucosamine 4,6-dehydratase (inverting) — protein MTHHLDGKIILLTGGTGSFGQKFTEIVLKNHNPERIRIFSRGELLQYEMEKRFSDERLRFFIGDVRDKERLSRAMNDVDIVIHAAALKHVTACEYNPIEAVKTNIDGTKNIIDTAIDNDVKRVIGLSTDKAVHPVNLYGATKMVAEKLYVQGNYYSGQKNTRFSCVRYGNVAGSRGSVIPLFMDQKKTGTITITDERMTRFWLTLDQGVQFVINSAEKMQGGEIFVPKIPSMKVTDLAKSIAPDAKIKFIGIRPGEKLHEVLLTEDEARHSREFDNYYVIEPELEFWDKNAFSHGKIPPEGFRYSSDINDTWLSVSDMKNLQLN, from the coding sequence ATGACGCATCATCTTGATGGAAAAATTATTCTCCTCACCGGTGGAACAGGTTCATTCGGTCAAAAATTTACTGAAATTGTTCTAAAAAATCATAATCCTGAACGTATCAGAATATTTTCCCGCGGGGAGCTCCTGCAATATGAAATGGAGAAACGGTTTTCTGACGAACGGCTCAGATTTTTTATAGGAGACGTACGGGATAAGGAAAGACTTTCCCGGGCAATGAATGACGTTGATATTGTAATCCACGCTGCCGCATTAAAACATGTTACGGCGTGTGAATATAACCCCATTGAAGCGGTCAAGACCAATATTGATGGTACAAAAAATATTATTGATACTGCCATTGACAATGATGTAAAACGAGTTATTGGATTGAGTACAGACAAAGCGGTTCATCCCGTAAATTTATATGGTGCCACTAAAATGGTAGCTGAAAAATTATATGTTCAGGGGAATTATTATTCTGGCCAAAAAAACACAAGGTTTTCGTGCGTAAGATACGGGAATGTAGCAGGCAGTCGAGGTAGTGTAATTCCATTATTTATGGACCAGAAAAAAACCGGAACTATCACAATAACAGATGAGCGAATGACCCGGTTCTGGCTTACTCTGGACCAAGGTGTGCAATTTGTCATTAATAGTGCTGAAAAAATGCAAGGGGGAGAGATCTTTGTTCCAAAAATTCCCAGCATGAAGGTAACGGATCTTGCAAAATCTATTGCCCCGGATGCCAAGATCAAATTCATCGGAATTCGGCCTGGTGAAAAATTACATGAAGTCCTTCTCACTGAAGATGAAGCCCGCCATTCACGTGAATTTGATAATTATTATGTAATCGAGCCGGAGTTAGAATTCTGGGATAAAAATGCATTCTCCCATGGAAAAATCCCCCCGGAAGGGTTCCGGTATTCAAGTGATATTAATGACACCTGGTTGAGTGTATCCGATATGAAAAACCTGCAATTAAACTAA